One stretch of Tenacibaculum sp. MAR_2010_89 DNA includes these proteins:
- a CDS encoding Nramp family divalent metal transporter, with translation MKKTFSSLGPGLLFAGAAIGVSHLVQSTRAGAEFGFGLLWALVLVHIFKYPFFQYGPRYAAATGETLLDGYRKLGKGVLISYYILNFATMFTIQAAVTIVTAGLASHLFGFTNDLVQWSAIITCISFSILLIGRYKVLDNLMKYIIVILTISTLIAVTVAIFSTDKGFSFTQIIPSGTAQITFLIAFLGWMPAPLDISIWHSLWSVEKDKTTYQKIKPKQAIFDFNVGYIGTLSLGICFVILGAMVMYKSGQTFSSKGTVFASQLINLYTKNLGDYAHIFIGVAAFTTMFSTTLTTLDASPRAMTKASSLLFKKKNKLSYWFWMLILALGTYIILRFFLADMGFLIKIATVLSFLTAPFYAILNYILITGKHTPEKYRPSKELKILSITGIVFLIVFSIWFLLSF, from the coding sequence ATGAAAAAAACATTTTCTTCTTTAGGTCCAGGTCTATTATTTGCTGGTGCAGCAATTGGAGTTTCACATTTAGTTCAATCTACCAGAGCTGGAGCTGAATTCGGGTTTGGCTTACTTTGGGCATTAGTGTTAGTGCATATTTTCAAATATCCTTTTTTTCAATATGGTCCTAGGTATGCTGCTGCAACAGGAGAAACTTTATTAGATGGTTACAGGAAGTTAGGTAAAGGAGTTTTAATCAGCTATTATATTTTAAATTTTGCTACAATGTTTACCATTCAAGCTGCTGTAACAATTGTAACTGCTGGTTTAGCTTCACATCTATTTGGTTTTACAAATGACTTAGTTCAGTGGTCAGCAATAATAACATGTATCAGTTTTTCTATTTTACTAATTGGTAGGTATAAAGTTTTAGATAACTTAATGAAATATATCATTGTTATCTTGACTATTAGTACTTTAATAGCTGTTACTGTTGCTATTTTCAGTACAGATAAAGGTTTTTCTTTTACACAAATTATTCCCTCAGGAACTGCACAAATTACCTTTTTAATAGCATTTTTAGGATGGATGCCTGCTCCTTTAGATATTTCAATATGGCATTCTCTTTGGTCGGTTGAAAAAGACAAAACTACTTACCAAAAAATTAAACCCAAACAAGCTATTTTTGATTTTAATGTAGGATATATAGGAACACTTTCTCTAGGCATTTGTTTTGTAATACTAGGAGCTATGGTAATGTATAAATCGGGTCAAACTTTTTCTAGTAAAGGAACTGTATTTGCTTCACAGTTAATTAATTTATATACTAAAAACTTAGGAGATTATGCACATATCTTTATTGGTGTAGCAGCATTTACAACTATGTTTAGCACTACACTAACAACTTTAGATGCATCGCCAAGGGCTATGACGAAAGCCTCCTCTCTCCTATTTAAAAAGAAAAATAAATTATCTTATTGGTTTTGGATGTTAATACTAGCTCTTGGAACTTATATTATTTTACGCTTTTTTTTAGCTGACATGGGCTTTCTCATCAAAATAGCAACCGTTCTTTCTTTTTTAACTGCTCCTTTTTATGCTATCTTAAACTATATACTAATTACTGGAAAACACACTCCAGAAAAATATAGACCTAGTAAAGAGTTAAAAATACTAAGTATTACAGGTATTGTATTTCTTATTGTATTTAGTATTTGGTTTTTACTTAGTTTCTAA
- a CDS encoding RNA polymerase sigma factor encodes MEIDKEIILKHIKNAKEGSQISFNFLLDSFWGSVYYFQLKKTENDNDAEDITIQTFSKAFDKISSFNEEYQFKTWLIAISKNVFIDFIRKKNASISIKTTTEKESEAFDVIDDSPSPEDKIITEQNLAKLLRDIKQLKPKYQEVINLRYFQELSYKEISEQIDEPMNNVKVKLLRAKKLLAEIIKKS; translated from the coding sequence TTGGAAATAGATAAAGAAATAATTTTAAAGCATATTAAAAATGCTAAAGAAGGAAGTCAAATTTCATTTAATTTTTTATTAGATAGTTTTTGGGGAAGTGTTTATTATTTTCAATTAAAAAAAACTGAAAATGACAATGATGCAGAAGACATAACTATTCAAACTTTTTCAAAAGCTTTTGATAAAATCTCCTCTTTTAATGAAGAATATCAGTTTAAGACGTGGTTAATAGCTATTTCTAAAAATGTTTTTATTGATTTTATCAGAAAGAAAAACGCTTCAATTTCAATAAAAACAACTACTGAAAAAGAATCGGAAGCTTTTGATGTAATTGATGATTCTCCTTCACCAGAAGATAAAATTATTACAGAGCAAAACCTTGCAAAACTTTTAAGAGATATCAAACAGTTAAAACCTAAATACCAAGAAGTTATAAATTTACGTTATTTTCAAGAGCTAAGTTATAAAGAGATTTCTGAACAAATTGATGAGCCCATGAATAATGTAAAAGTTAAATTACTTAGAGCTAAAAAATTACTGGCAGAGATTATTAAAAAATCATAA
- a CDS encoding glycosyltransferase, with amino-acid sequence MVFTVLFYIFVAVTVVQVIYFLCFSFFAFSKQKKITTSTNKPVSVIIYTKNNTDELKKNLPFIINQNYDDFEIVLINHASSDNSLDFMEKVQQENNTIKIVNVENKEAFWGNKKYAITLAIKAASNNHLLFFDINGKTVSNDWIHEMSKCLHSNKTIVIGHKKLAFKKYSFSNMFFRYANFFTTLKMFSYAKFGSPFKAYQNNFAYTKNDFFKVNGFINHIKIHLGESDLLLKDISNSINTNISTSYTSFVEEQSIITLKDYFVEQRKQTVLFSHYSLRNRFLLSFFNITKVIFYSLFIYFLIQKCLVTIPFIICYFLIQYIIIGKAINKLKEQNLLYFLPILDVCYVISLIFIFFTNRISKPTPWK; translated from the coding sequence ATGGTATTTACTGTACTATTCTACATTTTTGTAGCGGTTACAGTTGTTCAGGTTATTTATTTTTTATGTTTTTCTTTTTTTGCTTTTAGCAAACAAAAAAAAATAACAACTTCAACCAACAAACCTGTTTCAGTTATTATTTATACAAAGAATAATACTGATGAACTAAAAAAAAATTTACCTTTTATAATTAATCAAAATTATGATGATTTTGAAATTGTATTAATCAATCATGCTTCTTCTGATAATAGTTTAGATTTTATGGAAAAAGTTCAGCAAGAAAACAATACTATAAAAATTGTTAATGTTGAAAACAAAGAAGCTTTTTGGGGAAACAAAAAATATGCGATTACATTAGCTATAAAAGCTGCAAGTAATAATCATTTACTTTTTTTTGATATAAATGGAAAAACCGTTTCTAATGATTGGATTCATGAAATGAGTAAATGTTTACATTCTAATAAAACAATTGTTATTGGTCATAAAAAATTAGCCTTTAAAAAATATTCATTTAGTAATATGTTTTTTCGTTATGCTAATTTTTTCACAACATTAAAAATGTTTTCATATGCTAAATTTGGAAGTCCTTTCAAAGCATATCAAAATAATTTTGCTTACACTAAAAATGATTTTTTTAAAGTTAATGGCTTTATAAACCATATAAAAATTCATTTAGGTGAAAGTGATTTACTTCTAAAAGATATTTCTAATTCAATAAATACTAATATTTCAACATCTTATACTAGTTTTGTTGAAGAACAAAGTATTATTACACTAAAAGATTATTTTGTAGAACAAAGAAAACAAACAGTACTCTTTTCTCATTATTCATTAAGAAATCGTTTTTTATTATCTTTTTTTAATATCACTAAGGTTATTTTTTATTCCCTTTTTATATACTTTTTAATTCAAAAATGTCTAGTAACAATACCTTTTATAATTTGCTATTTCTTAATTCAATATATAATAATAGGTAAAGCTATAAATAAGTTAAAAGAACAAAACTTACTTTATTTTTTACCTATATTAGATGTTTGTTATGTTATATCATTAATTTTTATATTTTTTACTAATAGAATATCTAAACCTACACCTTGGAAATAG
- a CDS encoding membrane or secreted protein has protein sequence MKLIFVTIGLLAIAFAGIAIKIWAKKDGEFAGTCASQNPMLNESGEACGFCGKTPDQFDTCSEPEHN, from the coding sequence ATGAAGTTAATTTTTGTTACAATCGGATTGTTAGCAATTGCCTTTGCAGGAATTGCTATCAAAATATGGGCTAAAAAAGATGGAGAGTTTGCTGGTACTTGTGCAAGTCAAAATCCGATGCTTAATGAAAGTGGTGAAGCTTGTGGATTTTGTGGTAAAACACCAGATCAATTTGATACTTGTAGCGAGCCAGAACATAACTAA
- a CDS encoding sulfatase-like hydrolase/transferase → MKLKFHFIFLTVLISFFACSSDQVIDSGGQTNNNNSPNILLIIADDMGLDATPGFNVGTVKPNMPNLQSMINTGIRFTNLWSYPTCTPTRSSILTGKYGFRTGVMEVDDVLPTSEISLQQYLKDKNSGHSNAVIGKWHLSKDASHPTQMGIDYYAGLLNGGVQSYTNWNFTSNQNTNASTEYTTTKFTDLAIDWVKQQNQPWFLWLAYNAPHTPFHLPPNNLHSQGNLPSDQGSIDANPLPYYMAMIEAMDSEIGRLLNSMTQDEKDNTVIIFIGDNGTPGAAAQDYRTQRVKGTLYQGGVNVPMIVSGKNIGRFNEVDENLLNTTDLFATIADIANTGTNELNDSKSFKELLSSSSTTNFRGFTYTEHGKTSGNDEYTVRNLTHKYIKFTNGDEAFYKLSNDFFERTNLLDSSLSTNDQKELDELKEFLNNLK, encoded by the coding sequence ATGAAGTTAAAATTCCACTTTATTTTTCTAACAGTATTAATAAGTTTTTTTGCTTGTAGTTCTGATCAAGTTATTGATTCTGGAGGACAAACAAATAATAATAATAGCCCTAACATCTTACTTATTATAGCTGATGATATGGGATTAGATGCTACACCAGGTTTTAATGTAGGAACAGTTAAGCCTAATATGCCAAACTTACAAAGCATGATTAATACCGGAATACGGTTTACAAACTTATGGTCATATCCAACCTGTACACCAACTAGGTCAAGTATCCTAACTGGTAAATATGGTTTTAGAACAGGAGTAATGGAAGTTGATGATGTATTACCCACCTCTGAAATTTCATTACAACAATATTTAAAAGATAAAAATAGTGGTCATAGTAATGCTGTTATTGGTAAGTGGCATTTATCTAAAGATGCCTCTCATCCAACTCAAATGGGTATAGATTATTATGCTGGTCTTTTAAATGGAGGAGTTCAATCATATACTAATTGGAATTTTACCAGTAATCAAAACACAAATGCTTCTACAGAGTATACAACAACTAAGTTTACTGATTTAGCAATTGATTGGGTAAAACAACAAAATCAGCCTTGGTTTTTATGGTTGGCCTATAATGCACCACATACTCCTTTTCATTTACCGCCAAATAATTTGCATTCTCAAGGAAATTTACCTTCTGATCAGGGAAGTATAGATGCTAATCCATTACCATATTATATGGCTATGATTGAAGCAATGGATAGCGAAATAGGAAGGTTATTGAATTCTATGACTCAAGACGAAAAAGATAATACAGTAATTATTTTTATAGGTGATAATGGTACTCCAGGAGCAGCAGCACAAGATTATAGAACACAAAGAGTAAAGGGAACTTTATATCAAGGAGGAGTGAATGTTCCAATGATTGTTTCTGGTAAAAATATAGGAAGATTTAATGAAGTAGATGAAAATTTATTAAACACTACTGATTTATTCGCTACTATAGCTGATATAGCAAATACTGGAACTAATGAATTAAATGATAGTAAAAGTTTTAAAGAGTTATTATCAAGTTCTTCAACTACTAATTTTAGAGGATTTACATATACTGAACATGGTAAAACTTCTGGAAATGATGAATATACTGTCAGGAATCTGACGCATAAATATATAAAGTTTACTAATGGTGATGAAGCTTTTTATAAGTTAAGTAATGATTTTTTTGAGAGAACAAATTTGTTAGATAGTAGTTTAAGCACAAATGATCAGAAAGAGTTAGATGAATTAAAAGAATTTTTAAATAATTTAAAATAA